The Astyanax mexicanus isolate ESR-SI-001 chromosome 14, AstMex3_surface, whole genome shotgun sequence genome window below encodes:
- the LOC103041514 gene encoding leucine-rich repeat and fibronectin type-III domain-containing protein 2, translated as MAKVLCSLLLLGSAVMTAIACPKYCVCQNLSESLGTLCPSKGLLFVPLDIDRRTVELRLGGNYIIRISQQDFVNMTSLVDLTLSRNTISSIQPFSFVDLETLRSLHLDSNRLTELGPDALRGLVNLQHLILNNNQLNHISEEAFDDLLLTLEDLDLSYNNLRGVPWDAIRKMLSLHQLSLDHNLISYIAEGTFTDLDKLARLDLTSNRLQKLPPDPIFARSQTNAVLSTPYAPVLSLSFGGNPLHCNCEVLWLRRLEREDDMETCASPPSLKGRYFWYVREEEFICEPPLITQHTHKLLVLEGQTASLRCKAVGDPMPYIHWVAPDDRLISNSSRATVYENGTLDIMVTTAKDYGTFTCIAANAAGESTASIELSIIQLPHLSNGTNRTSQPKSRLSDITSSTKVSSKGETKPQQPEQVVSVSEVTSVSALVKWTVSKATPKVKMYQLQYNCSDDEVLIYRMIPVTSKAFVVNNLMPGMQYDLCVLAIWDDTATTLTATNIVGCVQFVTRDDYPRCQSLHSQFLGGTMILVIGGVIVATLLVFIVILMVRYKVSSGSQVAKLVTVSNTYSQTNGGSQGAQRLNGAPAPPAPKAIVVMRNEVVEFKCGSLQSSISSSSSADSIGSGKLERYDLQAGSSTLPNRWRQAPAKTRPNLDHLLGAFASLDLKAPARDLGGPSSSGAMTAAMGALSDKEPLLGRGDSKLGRLLMLPLESKPKRSHSFDMGDFGAAQCLSYPRRISNIWTKRSLSVNGMLLQCDESEGEGDKGMLSNSSEWVMESTV; from the exons ATGGCCAAAGTGCTCTGCAGCCTCCTGCTCCTGGGAAGTGCAGTGATGACGGCCATCGCCTGCCCTAAGTACTGCGTCTGTCAGAACCTGTCCGAGTCGCTCGGCACACTGTGTCCTTCCAAAGGCCTGCTCTTCGTCCCCCTGGACATTGACAGACGGACTGTGGAGCTGCGGCTCGGCGGGAACTACATCATCCGGATCTCGCAGCAGGATTTTGTCAACATGACGAGCCTGGTGGATCTGACGCTGTCGAGGAACACCATCAGCTCCATCCAGCCTTTCTCGTTTGTGGATCTAGAGACTCTCCGCTCACTCCATCTAGACAGCAACCGACTGACCGAGCTCGGCCCGGATGCCCTGCGAGGCCTGGTCAACCTGCAGCACCTCATTTTGAACAACAATCAATTGAACCACATCTCAGAGGAAGCCTTCGACGACCTCCTGCTAACACTGGAAGATCTAGACCTTTCCTACAACAACCTACGGGGCGTGCCCTGGGACGCCATCCGCAAGATGCTTAGCCTGCACCAGCTCAGCCTCGACCACAACCTCATCAGTTACATCGCGGAAGGTACTTTCACGGACCTTGACAAATTGGCGAGACTTGACCTCACGTCGAATCGACTGCAGAAACTTCCGCCAGATCCCATTTTCGCAAGATCTCAGACCAACGCAGTGCTGAGTACGCCATATGCTCCTGTGCTCTCGCTTAGCTTTGGCGGGAATCCGCTTCACTGCAACTGCGAGGTGCTGTGGCTGCGACGGCTTGAACGGGAGGACGACATGGAGACTTGCGCCTCCCCTCCAAGCTTGAAAGGAAGGTACTTCTGGTACGTTCGCGAGGAGGAGTTCATCTGTGAGCCGCCTTTGATTACTCAGCATACACACAAGCTTCTGGTTCTTGAAGGCCAGACGGCTAGTCTACGTTGCAAGGCAGTGGGTGACCCCATGCCCTACATCCATTGGGTGGCCCCAGATGACCGGCTGATAAGCAACTCATCGAGGGCCACCGTCTACGAGAATGGAACCCTTGACATCATGGTCACCACCGCCAAGGATTACGGCACGTTCACCTGCATTGCTGCCAACGCTGCAGGAGAATCCACCGCCTCCATAGAGCTTTCCATCATTCAGCTGCCTCACCTGAGCAACGGGACCAATCGCACCTCGCAGCCCAAGTCCAGGCTGTCCGACATCACCAGCTCCACCAAGGTCTCCAGCAAGGGAGAGACCAAACCGCAGCAGCCGGAACAGGTGGTGAGCGTGTCGGAGGTCACTTCCGTCTCCGCTCTGGTCAAGTGGACGGTGAGCAAAGCAACCCCCAAGGTGAAGATGTACCAGCTCCAGTACAACTGCTCAGATGATGAGGTCCTGATTTACAG GATGATCCCTGTGACCAGCAAAGCCTTCGTGGTCAATAACTTGATGCCTGGGATGCAATATGACCTGTGCGTGCTGGCCATCTGGGACGACACGGCCACCACGCTGACAGCCACCAACATCGTGGGATGCGTGCAGTTTGTTACCCGTGACGATTATCCTCGTTGTCAGTCGCTTCACAGTCAGTTCCTCGGGGGCACTATGATACTTGTCATTGGCGGCGTGATCGTGGCCACTCTGCTCGTCTTCATTGTGATACTCATGGTGCGTTACAAGGTCAGCAGTGGTTCCCAGGTTGCCAAGTTGGTGACCGTGAGCAACACTTACTCCCAGACCAACGGCGGGTCTCAGGGGGCTCAGCGGCTCAATGGAGCCCCTGCACCCCCCGCTCCCAAAGCCATTGTCGTGATGCGGAACGAGGTGGTGGAGTTTAAATGTGGATCCTTGCAGAGCAgcatctcctcctcttcctctgcgGACTCCATTGGCAGCGGGAAGCTGGAGCGCTATGACCTGCAAGCAGGgtccagcactttacccaacagATGGAGGCAAGCTCCAGCCAAGACTCGACCCAACCTTGACCACCTGCTCGGAGCCTTTGCCTCGCTGGATTTGAAGGCTCCAGCCAGGGATTTGGGTGGTCCCTCCAGCTCAGGAGCCATGACGGCAGCCATGGGAGCCCTGTCCGACAAAGAACCGCTTTTGGGCCGCGGGGACTCCAAGCTGGGTAGGTTGCTAATGCTGCCGCTGGAGAGCAAGCCCAAGCGCAGTCATTCTTTCGACATGGGCGACTTCGGTGCCGCGCAGTGCCTTAGCTACCCGCGGCGCATCAGCAACATCTGGACTAAGCGGAGCCTATCGGTGAACGGCATGCTGCTGCAGTGTGACGAGAGCGAGGGGGAGGGCGATAAAGGAATGCTGAGCAACAGCTCGGAGTGGGTCATGGAGAGTACAGTCTGA